One window of the Pseudomonas knackmussii B13 genome contains the following:
- a CDS encoding YgjP-like metallopeptidase domain-containing protein, producing the protein MQPLRYLQAYPQHLQDQVRQLIAEERLGEYLEKRYPGRHEVQSDKALYAYAMQLKQEHMRNAPAVDKVLYDNKLDVVQRALGLNTAISRVQGGKLKAKKEIRVASLFKEAAPEFLQMILVHELAHLRERDHNKAFYQLCEYMLPSYHQLEFDLRVYLTWRELG; encoded by the coding sequence ATGCAACCGCTCCGTTATCTCCAGGCTTACCCGCAACATCTGCAGGACCAGGTGCGCCAGCTGATCGCCGAAGAGCGCCTGGGCGAATACCTGGAAAAGCGCTATCCCGGGCGCCACGAAGTGCAGAGCGACAAGGCGCTGTACGCCTATGCCATGCAGCTCAAGCAGGAGCACATGCGCAACGCGCCGGCGGTGGACAAGGTCCTCTACGACAACAAGCTGGATGTGGTGCAGCGCGCGCTCGGGCTGAACACTGCGATCTCGCGGGTGCAGGGCGGCAAGCTGAAGGCGAAGAAGGAAATCCGTGTGGCCTCGCTGTTCAAGGAGGCGGCGCCGGAGTTTCTGCAGATGATCCTGGTTCACGAGCTCGCGCACCTGCGCGAGCGCGATCACAACAAGGCGTTCTACCAGCTCTGCGAATACATGCTGCCCAGCTATCACCAGCTGGAATTCGACCTGCGCGTCTATCTGACCTGGCGCGAACTGGGCTGA
- a CDS encoding class I SAM-dependent methyltransferase, which yields MENVHASARQGFGLEAQTYAHGRPDYPDELLEWMHERLGITAGSKAVDLGAGTGKFTRLLLRSGAEVCAIEPVAAMRDKLAEELPGVRVLEGTAQGMPLADASQDAVLCAQAFHWFASAAALREIHRVLRPGGHLGLVWNVRDERVDWVAELTHIVAPYEGSTPRFHTGEWRRAFAGAPFGPLQLREFSHQHVGPAEQVIVARTLSISFIAALPAEQKARVEQRLHDLIDNHPALRGQQQVAFPYRTEAYSSVALG from the coding sequence ATGGAAAACGTGCATGCCAGCGCCCGCCAGGGCTTCGGCCTGGAGGCCCAGACCTACGCCCACGGGCGCCCGGACTACCCCGACGAGTTGCTCGAATGGATGCACGAGCGCCTGGGGATAACTGCAGGAAGCAAGGCGGTCGATCTCGGTGCGGGCACCGGCAAGTTCACTCGCCTGTTGTTGCGCAGCGGTGCTGAAGTCTGCGCCATCGAGCCGGTGGCGGCCATGCGCGACAAGCTGGCCGAGGAGTTGCCCGGCGTGCGCGTTCTGGAAGGCACCGCCCAGGGCATGCCGCTGGCCGATGCGAGCCAAGATGCGGTGCTCTGCGCGCAGGCATTCCACTGGTTCGCCAGTGCGGCTGCGCTGCGCGAGATTCATCGCGTGCTGCGCCCGGGCGGACATCTGGGGTTGGTGTGGAACGTGCGCGACGAGCGCGTCGACTGGGTCGCCGAACTGACCCACATAGTCGCGCCCTACGAGGGCAGCACCCCGCGCTTCCATACCGGCGAATGGCGCCGAGCCTTCGCCGGTGCGCCGTTCGGGCCGTTGCAGCTGCGCGAGTTCAGCCACCAGCACGTTGGTCCGGCGGAGCAGGTGATTGTGGCGCGAACCCTGTCCATCAGCTTCATCGCGGCCTTGCCGGCGGAGCAGAAGGCGCGGGTCGAGCAGCGCCTGCATGACCTTATCGACAATCACCCAGCCCTGCGTGGGCAGCAGCAGGTCGCCTTCCCCTACCGCACCGAGGCCTACTCGTCGGTCGCGCTGGGCTGA
- the fba gene encoding class II fructose-bisphosphate aldolase (catalyzes the reversible aldol condensation of dihydroxyacetonephosphate and glyceraldehyde 3-phosphate in the Calvin cycle, glycolysis, and/or gluconeogenesis) gives MALISMRQMLDHAAEFGYGVPAFNVNNLEQMRAIMEAADKTDSPVIVQASAGARKYAGAPFLRHLILAAIEEFPHIPVCMHQDHGTSPDVCQRSIQLGFSSVMMDGSLKEDGKTPADYEYNVRVTQQTVAFAHACGVSVEGELGCLGSLETGMAGEEDGVGAEGVLDHSQLLTDPEEAADFVKKTKVDALAIAIGTSHGAYKFTKPPTGDILAIDRIKAIHARIPGTHLVMHGSSSVPQDWLAIINEFGGEIPETYGVPVEEIVEGIKYGVRKVNIDTDLRLASTGAIRRFLAKNPSEFDPRKYFAKTIEAMRDVCIARYEAFGTAGHASKIKPISLEGMFQRYAKGELEPKIN, from the coding sequence ATGGCACTCATCAGCATGCGCCAAATGCTGGATCACGCCGCCGAGTTCGGCTACGGCGTTCCGGCCTTCAACGTCAACAACCTCGAGCAGATGCGCGCCATCATGGAAGCGGCCGACAAGACCGACTCCCCGGTGATCGTGCAGGCCTCCGCCGGTGCCCGCAAATACGCCGGCGCGCCCTTCCTGCGCCACCTGATCCTGGCCGCCATCGAAGAATTCCCGCACATCCCGGTGTGCATGCACCAGGACCACGGCACCAGCCCTGACGTCTGCCAGCGCTCCATCCAGCTGGGCTTCAGCTCGGTCATGATGGACGGCTCGCTGAAGGAAGACGGCAAGACTCCGGCCGACTACGAATACAACGTCCGCGTGACCCAGCAGACCGTGGCTTTCGCCCACGCCTGCGGCGTGTCCGTGGAAGGCGAGCTGGGCTGCCTGGGTTCGCTGGAAACCGGCATGGCCGGTGAAGAAGACGGCGTCGGCGCCGAAGGCGTTCTGGATCACAGCCAGCTGCTGACCGACCCGGAAGAAGCCGCCGACTTCGTGAAGAAGACCAAGGTCGACGCCCTGGCCATCGCCATCGGCACCAGCCACGGCGCCTACAAGTTCACCAAGCCGCCGACCGGCGACATCCTCGCCATCGACCGCATCAAGGCGATCCATGCGCGCATCCCCGGCACCCACCTGGTGATGCACGGCTCCTCCTCGGTTCCGCAGGACTGGCTGGCGATCATCAACGAGTTCGGCGGCGAGATCCCCGAAACCTACGGCGTGCCGGTCGAGGAAATCGTCGAAGGCATCAAGTACGGCGTGCGCAAGGTGAACATCGACACCGACCTGCGCCTGGCCTCCACCGGCGCCATTCGTCGCTTCCTGGCGAAGAACCCGAGCGAGTTCGACCCGCGCAAATACTTCGCCAAGACCATCGAAGCCATGCGCGATGTCTGCATCGCCCGCTACGAAGCCTTCGGCACCGCCGGCCATGCCTCGAAGATCAAGCCGATCTCCCTGGAAGGCATGTTCCAGCGCTACGCCAAAGGTGAGCTGGAGCCGAAGATCAACTGA
- a CDS encoding MliC family protein, translating to MKPCYALALLAVLAGCSSHPSGSAGSVKGSGWNHWVCDTNAQVIWRYVEGSSRSAVVDLRLGEDDVVHHLEEEPGGSGAFYSDGLVGFSINGDRGVVYWVESNDLIGRDCHAR from the coding sequence ATGAAGCCTTGTTACGCCCTGGCCCTGCTCGCCGTGCTGGCCGGCTGCTCCAGTCATCCGTCCGGAAGCGCCGGTTCGGTGAAGGGCAGCGGCTGGAACCACTGGGTCTGCGACACCAATGCGCAGGTGATCTGGCGCTATGTCGAGGGCTCGTCGCGCTCGGCGGTCGTCGATCTGCGCCTGGGCGAGGACGACGTGGTCCACCACCTCGAAGAGGAACCCGGCGGTTCCGGCGCTTTCTATAGCGACGGACTGGTCGGCTTCAGCATCAATGGCGACCGCGGAGTGGTGTACTGGGTGGAAAGCAACGACCTGATCGGCCGCGATTGCCACGCCCGCTAG